The Polymorphobacter megasporae genome window below encodes:
- a CDS encoding RidA family protein has translation MEQVVTQPDPYEPFALSQGIRVGNLVYASGQAGYDVEGRIVEGGFMAQGEQAFSNLDRVLRAGGSSLDRVVKVTIFITDMDNFGSVVALRRKFFSQPFPADSLVGVKALYRPEAVFEIEAIGLTDNGAGT, from the coding sequence ATGGAGCAGGTCGTCACGCAACCGGACCCCTACGAGCCCTTTGCGCTTTCCCAAGGCATACGCGTCGGAAACCTGGTGTACGCTTCCGGGCAGGCTGGTTACGATGTTGAAGGCCGCATCGTGGAAGGCGGCTTCATGGCGCAGGGCGAACAGGCCTTCAGCAATCTTGACCGCGTGCTGAGAGCGGGCGGTTCAAGCCTCGACCGGGTCGTGAAAGTGACGATATTCATCACTGACATGGACAATTTTGGTTCCGTCGTCGCGCTGCGTCGCAAGTTCTTCTCTCAGCCGTTTCCCGCCGACAGCCTGGTTGGCGTCAAGGCATTATATCGGCCTGAAGCGGTGTTCGAGATCGAAGCCATTGGCCTTACGGATAACGGCGCCGGCACGTGA
- a CDS encoding papain-like cysteine protease family protein yields MPRTDPAFWLDVTPTGTPVGEHMVSNTALVAQAPYLDLCWAACATMVLRHLGQQVDLPTVVKATYGNFVDQTAWPQHIYIDVYGLNCLYLLREQLLGEGPTGGSVWVGDWLRADWPLQPYIRWNGSSDTHTIVLGGVYGDGRVRVLDPAASEESTHTFDDVMQGFGEGTLEGIWYDIGYRPRGLAMVNVDSDG; encoded by the coding sequence GTGCCGCGAACTGATCCTGCGTTCTGGCTCGACGTCACTCCGACCGGGACACCTGTCGGCGAGCACATGGTCAGCAACACCGCCTTGGTCGCGCAGGCACCCTACTTGGACCTCTGCTGGGCGGCGTGCGCGACCATGGTGCTGCGGCATCTCGGGCAGCAGGTGGATCTCCCCACTGTCGTGAAAGCGACCTACGGGAATTTCGTTGATCAAACCGCGTGGCCGCAGCACATCTACATCGACGTCTACGGTCTAAACTGCCTCTATCTGCTAAGGGAGCAACTGCTCGGCGAGGGCCCGACCGGCGGCTCCGTCTGGGTTGGCGACTGGCTCAGGGCCGACTGGCCGCTCCAGCCGTACATCCGTTGGAACGGTAGCAGCGACACCCACACCATTGTCCTCGGCGGCGTCTACGGCGACGGGCGGGTCCGCGTGCTCGATCCCGCTGCGAGTGAAGAGTCCACGCACACCTTCGATGATGTCATGCAGGGCTTCGGTGAGGGAACGCTCGAGGGCATCTGGTACGACATCGGCTATCGACCGAGAGGGCTGGCAATGGTCAACGTCGATTCCGATGGCTGA
- a CDS encoding YeeE/YedE thiosulfate transporter family protein: protein MLASIVLLVFMAGYVAQRGNICAVTAIDELVRHRRPHLFVGFLVCAACSLVAISIGTLAGYDVITCEFGLPATIRPALGGVIYGVGAFVNGRCAFGTAARLGSGELPRLATIGGFLIGAASVTYPTTPPPVTSVLLGLPHATRVLVAFTVTLALLWCLLSLPRASVKSRWRPASAMVAFGLIVGSLAVLAHGWAYTPFFSGVSPNDATFRRHCVFAFALLAGTTVGAIRAGLFAFRLGPLDLWARTAVGGGIMGVGARLVPGGNDAMLLVGLPLLLPNLVLAYTTMNATLIALALGGRSILTRSARRYTS from the coding sequence GTGCTCGCCAGCATCGTGCTGCTCGTCTTCATGGCTGGATATGTCGCGCAGCGCGGCAACATCTGCGCCGTGACCGCAATCGATGAGCTGGTCCGACATCGGCGCCCGCACCTCTTCGTCGGCTTCCTAGTGTGCGCCGCTTGCTCGCTCGTCGCGATCAGCATCGGCACCTTGGCGGGTTACGATGTGATCACGTGCGAATTCGGCCTTCCGGCGACAATACGCCCGGCGCTCGGAGGCGTCATCTACGGCGTCGGCGCATTCGTGAATGGACGATGCGCTTTTGGCACCGCGGCCCGATTGGGCAGTGGGGAGCTTCCCCGGCTGGCGACAATCGGGGGGTTCCTCATCGGTGCCGCTTCGGTGACTTACCCGACAACGCCGCCGCCGGTGACGTCCGTGCTCCTGGGACTCCCGCATGCGACCCGGGTTCTGGTCGCATTCACGGTGACGCTGGCTCTCTTGTGGTGTCTTTTGTCCTTGCCGAGAGCATCCGTCAAATCCCGTTGGCGCCCGGCCTCCGCCATGGTCGCGTTCGGCCTGATCGTGGGAAGTCTCGCAGTGCTGGCGCACGGCTGGGCGTATACGCCGTTCTTCAGCGGAGTGAGCCCGAACGACGCGACTTTCCGGCGCCATTGCGTGTTCGCGTTCGCACTCCTCGCGGGAACAACCGTGGGTGCGATCCGGGCAGGGCTGTTCGCCTTTCGTCTCGGTCCGCTTGACCTGTGGGCGCGGACAGCGGTGGGTGGGGGCATCATGGGTGTAGGAGCGCGGCTTGTTCCCGGCGGAAACGATGCGATGCTGCTCGTCGGATTGCCGCTGCTTCTGCCGAACCTCGTACTGGCCTATACGACGATGAACGCGACGCTGATCGCACTGGCGTTGGGCGGCAGGTCGATCCTTACCCGGTCCGCTCGACGCTATACCAGTTAA
- a CDS encoding dihydrolipoyl dehydrogenase family protein, with protein sequence MIDSERYDAVILGAGTAGVLLAWHLGAAGQRVAVVEQRYVGGSCPNIACLPSKSFIHSAEVAHVVATGHGFGVNTTGAAVSMPVVQSRKGAMVRGLIGIYLDNFDRTGSELVMGRGTFVDERTLEVALNDGGTRTLRGDRMFLDLGSTAIMPKLAGLAESKPMTHVELLDLDVVPKHLLIYGGGYIALEFAQAMCRLGSRVTVIERGERILHREDDDIAHAVLDLLREEGVEVVTSAHIDRVTGRSGEGVTLYGDVAGVERAIEGSHLLVAVGKFPDTGGIGLERAGVALTASGHVQVNARLETTAEAVWAMGDCAGSPAFTHMSHDDFRIVRDNLAGGDRSTVGRHVPNCLFLDPELASVGLNEKEAHRRGIGYRLAELPYSEIWRSHSTGRMRGKMKVLVGTDDRILGFTAFGAQAGELLPTVQIAMNAGLSYQMVAGLITAHPTYAEGLSELFMRVPPHDPT encoded by the coding sequence GTGATAGACAGTGAACGCTACGACGCCGTGATTCTTGGCGCGGGAACGGCCGGGGTCCTGCTCGCCTGGCATCTGGGGGCCGCCGGGCAGAGGGTGGCAGTGGTGGAGCAGCGATATGTCGGCGGCTCGTGCCCCAACATCGCCTGCCTGCCGAGCAAGAGCTTCATCCACAGCGCCGAGGTCGCCCATGTCGTCGCGACGGGCCATGGGTTCGGCGTGAACACGACCGGGGCCGCGGTTTCGATGCCGGTCGTGCAGTCACGCAAGGGCGCGATGGTCCGTGGGCTGATCGGCATCTACCTCGACAACTTCGACAGGACCGGCAGCGAACTGGTGATGGGACGCGGCACCTTCGTCGACGAGCGGACGCTGGAAGTGGCGCTCAACGACGGCGGGACGCGCACGTTGCGCGGAGACAGGATGTTCCTCGACCTCGGTTCGACCGCGATCATGCCCAAGCTGGCCGGGCTGGCCGAGTCGAAGCCGATGACGCACGTCGAGCTGCTCGACCTCGACGTGGTACCGAAGCATCTTCTGATCTACGGTGGTGGTTACATCGCGCTGGAGTTCGCGCAGGCCATGTGCCGGCTCGGGAGCCGCGTAACGGTCATCGAACGCGGCGAGCGCATCTTGCACCGCGAGGACGACGACATCGCGCACGCCGTCCTCGATCTGCTTCGCGAGGAAGGGGTCGAGGTCGTGACCTCGGCCCACATCGACCGGGTGACGGGCAGGTCGGGGGAAGGCGTGACGCTTTACGGCGATGTCGCGGGTGTCGAGCGCGCGATCGAGGGCAGTCACCTGCTGGTGGCGGTCGGCAAGTTTCCCGACACCGGCGGCATCGGTTTGGAGCGCGCCGGGGTCGCCCTGACCGCCTCCGGGCACGTCCAGGTGAACGCGCGGTTGGAGACCACCGCCGAGGCGGTCTGGGCGATGGGCGACTGCGCGGGCAGTCCAGCCTTCACCCACATGTCCCACGACGATTTCCGCATCGTCCGCGACAACCTGGCCGGTGGCGACCGGAGCACTGTGGGGCGGCACGTGCCGAACTGCCTGTTCCTCGATCCCGAACTTGCGAGCGTCGGTCTGAACGAGAAAGAGGCGCATCGTCGAGGCATCGGTTATCGGCTCGCCGAACTGCCTTATTCGGAGATCTGGCGCAGCCATTCGACCGGTCGGATGCGCGGCAAGATGAAGGTGCTCGTTGGAACGGACGATCGCATCCTTGGCTTCACCGCCTTCGGTGCGCAGGCCGGCGAACTTCTGCCGACAGTTCAGATCGCGATGAATGCCGGGCTTTCATACCAGATGGTGGCGGGCCTCATCACGGCGCATCCGACCTATGCGGAAGGACTGTCCGAGCTATTCATGAGAGTTCCGCCGCACGATCCCACGTGA
- a CDS encoding NrsF family protein, which translates to MMTSRSSEAIVDDLVARLAPVRRRRAWQDGALVIGFAALELILVITMTRPRPDLLVAMHGPMFWWKMASCLTLATTCGTAAVLALDPAGWWWGLAGVAAVAVAVLFGTSITMPEGLIARLQWRDGIACASLTLAYALPMAILLTWLARRAAPTRPRLVAWAVGLSSAGWAAFAFAWTCWHDDPLYVVVWYGSAVLACTVLARTMLVRWIKW; encoded by the coding sequence ATGATGACTAGCCGGTCGAGCGAAGCGATCGTCGACGATCTCGTGGCTAGGTTGGCGCCGGTGAGACGGCGTCGCGCCTGGCAGGACGGCGCCCTGGTGATCGGGTTCGCGGCGCTCGAGCTGATCCTAGTGATAACGATGACCCGGCCAAGGCCCGATCTTTTGGTCGCAATGCATGGCCCGATGTTCTGGTGGAAGATGGCAAGCTGCTTGACGCTGGCGACCACCTGCGGGACGGCCGCGGTGCTTGCGCTCGACCCGGCAGGCTGGTGGTGGGGGCTGGCCGGCGTGGCGGCTGTCGCGGTCGCGGTGTTGTTCGGCACCTCGATCACGATGCCCGAGGGACTGATTGCCCGCCTGCAATGGCGTGACGGTATCGCATGCGCGAGCCTCACGCTGGCATACGCCCTGCCGATGGCGATCCTGCTGACTTGGCTTGCTCGGCGGGCGGCGCCGACACGGCCGCGCCTCGTCGCCTGGGCGGTGGGTCTTAGCAGTGCTGGATGGGCCGCGTTCGCGTTCGCCTGGACCTGCTGGCACGATGATCCGCTGTATGTCGTCGTCTGGTATGGTAGCGCGGTGCTAGCATGTACCGTTCTGGCACGGACGATGCTGGTGCGCTGGATCAAGTGGTGA
- a CDS encoding VOC family protein: MKRTPTRIVAGNVSELGRQGEDDTGAGSKGSEAFLESRETDSVLAICSERSVSRDSAAAVVPRSDLPILEFKVKDVGSERTRLRGVVGDWAMGLTTEPCSNRSMLTRDPNGYLINVYTPIASRWIETDDP, from the coding sequence ATGAAGCGCACTCCCACGAGGATCGTCGCCGGAAACGTATCGGAGCTTGGACGCCAGGGTGAGGACGACACCGGCGCCGGTTCCAAAGGCAGTGAAGCCTTTCTCGAGAGCCGCGAAACAGACAGTGTTCTGGCGATCTGCAGCGAACGGTCGGTATCTAGAGATAGCGCCGCGGCCGTAGTGCCGAGATCCGACCTCCCGATCCTCGAATTCAAGGTCAAAGACGTTGGTTCCGAGCGAACCCGCCTGAGGGGTGTCGTTGGGGATTGGGCGATGGGTCTCACGACCGAGCCTTGTAGCAACCGTTCGATGCTGACCCGCGATCCGAACGGCTACCTCATCAACGTCTACACTCCGATAGCGAGCCGGTGGATCGAAACTGACGATCCATGA
- a CDS encoding VOC family protein, with protein MDAATIQKETYTMKFASVRIVTEDVAALAGFYQCITGVKPVGTEDFVELRTAGAVLAICSRRSVDRDNAGAALARANQSVILEFEVADVDAERERLDTEAIVWVLEPTTQPWGNRSMLFRDPDGNLVNVYAPPTR; from the coding sequence GTGGATGCCGCCACCATTCAAAAGGAGACTTATACCATGAAGTTCGCGTCAGTCAGGATCGTCACCGAGGACGTAGCAGCTCTTGCTGGCTTCTATCAGTGTATCACCGGCGTCAAACCCGTCGGCACCGAAGATTTCGTGGAGTTGCGGACAGCGGGAGCGGTCCTTGCGATCTGCAGCCGCCGCTCGGTCGACCGGGACAATGCCGGGGCCGCGCTAGCTCGCGCCAATCAATCGGTGATTCTGGAGTTCGAGGTGGCGGACGTCGATGCCGAGCGCGAGCGGCTGGATACGGAAGCCATTGTCTGGGTGCTCGAGCCCACAACTCAGCCCTGGGGTAATCGTTCGATGCTGTTCCGCGATCCGGACGGCAATCTCGTCAACGTCTACGCCCCGCCGACGCGGTAG
- a CDS encoding DUF1223 domain-containing protein, whose translation METIFALLLATSMLLGVPALADTSHTTVDELYQGQGCSSCPPLKNLAAIAERTDVLALTFAVTSSDPFGQKDSFASPIHTERQWDGARGLNHVPVWTPQVIGDGRDDVVGMRAGEIDDLLAKASRPLERALTHAADNVAIGVGRAPACGADIWLVRYVRDDECFRRQLSGR comes from the coding sequence ATGGAAACGATCTTCGCTTTACTGCTTGCTACATCGATGCTGCTAGGCGTGCCTGCTCTTGCCGATACGTCGCATACGACCGTGGACGAGCTCTACCAGGGCCAAGGCTGCTCCTCCTGCCCGCCGTTGAAGAACCTTGCGGCGATCGCCGAACGCACCGACGTGCTGGCGTTAACGTTCGCCGTAACCTCCTCGGACCCCTTCGGCCAAAAGGACAGCTTCGCGTCGCCGATTCATACAGAGCGGCAGTGGGACGGCGCCAGAGGGCTGAACCACGTTCCGGTGTGGACCCCGCAGGTGATCGGCGACGGACGCGACGACGTGGTTGGCATGCGCGCCGGTGAGATCGACGATCTGCTTGCGAAGGCGTCGCGACCGCTCGAGCGGGCTTTGACGCATGCGGCCGACAACGTAGCGATCGGCGTGGGCAGAGCACCCGCGTGCGGCGCCGACATCTGGCTGGTGCGGTACGTTCGCGATGACGAATGCTTTCGCAGGCAGTTGAGTGGCCGATGA
- a CDS encoding alpha/beta fold hydrolase translates to MDEAQDRFNRRFKHHKAHLGDVRLHFVRGGQGRPLILLHGWPATWYEWHRVMPMLAEHHDVIAVDIRGLGDSSRPVGGYDKETAAADIAGLVRLLGLQSIDVAGHDIGGQIAFALARTYPDLVRRVAILDIAIPGLPEWDQSQLWHFAFHTQLDMPEFLVAGRERQYISWFFGGEAYDPSAATRNDIDEYVRTYTQPGALRAGFDYYRSFTQDAVVNRAWAANGGRLDMPVLWLGGFSAMNLPSAAQVEPAGTGTLLGRQLADVASDLSGRAISGCGHWMSTECPEVVSEELLRFFSEATKDT, encoded by the coding sequence ATGGATGAGGCACAGGACCGGTTCAACCGGCGGTTCAAGCATCATAAGGCTCATTTGGGAGATGTTCGGCTGCACTTCGTGCGAGGCGGCCAGGGCCGGCCGCTGATCCTGCTGCATGGTTGGCCCGCGACTTGGTATGAGTGGCACCGTGTGATGCCGATGCTGGCCGAACATCACGACGTGATCGCCGTCGACATCCGCGGTCTCGGCGACTCGAGCAGGCCGGTAGGCGGCTACGACAAGGAGACGGCGGCAGCGGACATCGCCGGACTAGTGCGGCTGCTCGGGCTGCAGTCGATCGATGTGGCAGGTCACGACATAGGCGGTCAGATCGCGTTCGCGCTGGCTCGCACCTACCCAGATCTCGTCAGACGCGTGGCGATCCTGGATATCGCAATCCCCGGGCTTCCGGAATGGGACCAATCGCAGCTCTGGCACTTCGCCTTCCATACTCAACTCGACATGCCTGAATTCCTGGTTGCGGGGCGCGAGCGGCAGTACATCAGCTGGTTCTTCGGAGGTGAGGCGTACGACCCGTCGGCAGCGACCCGCAATGACATCGACGAATACGTGCGAACCTATACGCAGCCCGGCGCGCTCCGCGCCGGCTTCGACTACTACAGGTCGTTCACGCAAGATGCGGTGGTAAATAGGGCCTGGGCAGCGAATGGTGGGCGTCTTGACATGCCCGTTCTGTGGCTAGGCGGCTTCTCCGCGATGAACCTACCTTCCGCCGCGCAAGTCGAGCCGGCCGGGACGGGAACGCTGCTCGGTAGACAACTCGCGGACGTTGCCAGCGACCTAAGCGGCCGGGCGATCTCTGGCTGCGGCCACTGGATGTCGACAGAGTGTCCGGAGGTCGTCTCGGAAGAGCTTCTCCGGTTCTTCTCAGAAGCGACGAAAGATACCTAG
- a CDS encoding NAD-dependent malic enzyme, with amino-acid sequence MEKRTMRHEAVAPTFALTNDPRRNKGTAFTLAEREANGLLGLLPHTVETMDHQLYRVLDHLDQKTSDLERYIYLTGLLDRNETLFYNVVMSDPVRFLPIIYAPTVGEACLKFGSIYRRAHGMYVAHDMKGRVAEVLRNWPERDVRFICVSTGGRILGLGDLGANGMGIAIGKLQLYTACAGVPPHTLLPVLLDIGTSSASLRADPLYLGLRQEPPPTDQLDEFVEEFVQAVQEVFPGCCIHFEDWKGSDAIRLLERYADRVLCYNDDIQGTAAIALAGLTTALQITDVDLTQSRLMFLGAGSAAIGVAGLIVKAMQAKGLSETDARARIAMFDSKGLLEASRTDLSVAQRPYAHDALPCAEFVEAIGTFRPNALFGLSTQGGAFDQRVVEAIAAINARPIIFALSNPTEKAECTAEEAYAWSKGTALFAAGVQFPDVEYAGRIFHPGQANNFYIFPAIGLATYAARPTRITDECFIVAAEACADQVGEDLRRMGMLFPRQANILTVEVATATRIAEHMFESGLATAERPREIRPWIEAMLYRPQYEPTCSVSRQGALES; translated from the coding sequence ATGGAGAAACGGACCATGAGACACGAAGCCGTCGCCCCGACCTTCGCGCTGACGAACGATCCACGCCGCAATAAGGGTACTGCGTTCACGCTGGCGGAGAGGGAAGCTAATGGCCTGCTCGGTCTGCTGCCGCACACCGTGGAGACGATGGATCACCAGCTCTACCGGGTCCTCGACCACCTCGATCAGAAGACGTCCGACCTTGAGCGCTACATCTACCTAACCGGACTTCTCGATCGCAATGAGACGCTGTTCTACAACGTCGTGATGAGCGACCCGGTTCGCTTCCTGCCGATCATCTACGCGCCGACCGTCGGGGAGGCCTGCCTCAAGTTCGGTAGTATCTACCGTCGGGCCCATGGAATGTACGTCGCGCACGACATGAAAGGCCGCGTAGCCGAGGTGCTCCGCAACTGGCCGGAGCGCGACGTCCGCTTCATCTGCGTCTCGACCGGTGGACGTATTCTGGGATTGGGCGACCTCGGCGCGAACGGCATGGGCATCGCGATCGGCAAGCTCCAACTTTACACCGCCTGCGCCGGGGTTCCGCCGCACACACTGCTCCCCGTCCTCCTCGACATCGGCACCAGCAGCGCGTCGCTGCGCGCCGATCCACTTTATCTCGGGCTTCGTCAGGAGCCGCCACCGACGGATCAGCTCGACGAATTCGTCGAGGAATTCGTGCAGGCGGTGCAGGAGGTGTTTCCCGGCTGCTGCATCCACTTCGAGGACTGGAAGGGTAGTGATGCGATCCGGCTGCTCGAGCGATACGCCGACCGGGTGCTCTGCTACAACGACGACATCCAAGGTACGGCGGCCATCGCGCTTGCAGGACTGACCACCGCGTTGCAGATCACCGACGTCGATCTCACCCAGTCGCGTCTTATGTTTCTCGGAGCAGGCTCAGCCGCGATCGGCGTCGCGGGTCTGATCGTCAAGGCCATGCAGGCCAAAGGGCTTTCCGAGACCGACGCGAGAGCGCGGATAGCGATGTTCGATAGCAAGGGGTTGTTGGAGGCCTCGCGCACCGATCTCTCGGTCGCACAACGGCCCTACGCGCACGACGCCTTGCCGTGCGCGGAGTTCGTCGAGGCAATCGGGACGTTCAGGCCGAACGCGCTATTCGGATTAAGCACCCAAGGCGGCGCGTTCGACCAGCGGGTAGTGGAGGCGATTGCGGCGATCAACGCGCGTCCCATCATCTTCGCCCTGTCCAACCCCACGGAGAAGGCGGAATGCACTGCCGAAGAGGCGTATGCCTGGTCCAAGGGCACCGCGTTGTTCGCGGCTGGGGTGCAGTTCCCCGATGTCGAATATGCGGGTCGCATCTTCCATCCCGGCCAGGCGAACAACTTCTACATCTTCCCCGCGATCGGCCTCGCCACCTATGCGGCGCGCCCGACGCGGATCACCGACGAATGCTTCATCGTCGCTGCGGAGGCATGCGCAGACCAAGTCGGCGAAGATCTGCGTAGGATGGGGATGCTGTTCCCGCGCCAAGCCAACATCCTCACCGTGGAGGTCGCGACCGCGACGCGGATCGCCGAACACATGTTCGAGTCCGGTTTGGCGACTGCCGAACGTCCTCGCGAAATCCGCCCGTGGATCGAGGCGATGCTCTACCGACCGCAATACGAACCCACGTGCAGCGTTTCCCGGCAGGGGGCCCTCGAATCATGA
- a CDS encoding sigma-70 family RNA polymerase sigma factor: MADDWAPLMAASQAGDTVVDRRLLDELRRWLERYYRRRLPSSMLDDAVQDALVAIHTKRHTYDPSKPFSPWLAAIARYKWIDRLRSMRTHHTEMLPEEHALPEAMVVGDAATSILSAVVLRDLIATLKPAQAAVIRLVKLQGFSIEEAATVTGQSTALVKVNIHRGLGRLSEKVKGYAGDHDD, translated from the coding sequence GTGGCCGATGATTGGGCGCCGTTGATGGCCGCCTCACAGGCCGGCGATACCGTGGTCGATCGCCGATTGCTTGACGAGTTGCGTCGCTGGCTGGAGCGCTATTACCGCCGCCGGCTGCCCTCCAGCATGCTTGACGATGCGGTCCAGGATGCTCTGGTGGCGATCCACACCAAGCGGCATACCTATGACCCCTCGAAACCGTTCAGCCCTTGGCTGGCTGCCATCGCGCGCTACAAGTGGATCGACAGGCTCCGGTCGATGAGGACCCATCACACAGAGATGCTGCCGGAAGAGCACGCCTTGCCGGAGGCGATGGTTGTCGGGGACGCCGCAACGTCAATACTGAGTGCAGTGGTGCTTCGCGACCTGATTGCAACACTAAAACCGGCGCAGGCGGCGGTGATCAGGTTGGTCAAGCTGCAGGGTTTCAGCATCGAGGAGGCGGCGACCGTGACGGGGCAGAGCACGGCGTTGGTCAAGGTCAACATCCATCGGGGGCTCGGACGGCTGTCGGAAAAGGTCAAAGGATATGCGGGTGACCATGATGACTAG
- the poxB gene encoding ubiquinone-dependent pyruvate dehydrogenase has product MIVAMLHRAGVKRIYGIAGDSLNAVTEAVRKHGEIEWVHVRNEEVGAFAAGGEAHLTGSLVVCAGSCGPGNLHLVNGLYDCHRSRVPVLAIAAQIPSAEIGRGYFQETRPEQLFRECSYYCEMISTSKQLPGVVETAIRVAIAKRGVSVLVLPGDVAGMAVDEMAAPSPALILADPLVRPGDTELVRLAGLLDAAGRVTMLCGRGCADARPEMLQLAEVLKAPIVHALGGKESVEWDNPYDVGMTGFIGFSSGYQAMNDCDMLLMLGTDFPYRQFYPNKATIAQVDLRPENLGRRCRLDFGLIGDVRATIEALLPRLEPKRDRTHLDRSLARYREARKGLDDLAVGRAGRKPMHPQFVAKTLSDMASDDAVFTFDVGTTTIWAARYFKMNGKRRLIGSLNHGSMANALPQAIGAQAAYPDRQIISFSGDGGFAMLMGDLLTLTQKKLPVKIVVLNNGTLGFVELEMKAAGMLDVGVALENPDFAAVATAAGIFARRVEDPADLPGALAAVLTHPGPALLDAVTARHELSLPPKIEIGQIAGFGLWTAKAVLNGQGNEVVELARTALLR; this is encoded by the coding sequence ATGATCGTCGCGATGCTGCACCGGGCGGGGGTCAAGCGAATCTATGGCATCGCCGGCGACAGCCTGAACGCGGTGACGGAGGCGGTCCGAAAGCACGGCGAGATTGAATGGGTGCATGTGCGCAACGAGGAGGTCGGGGCGTTCGCGGCCGGCGGCGAGGCGCATCTGACCGGGTCGCTGGTCGTCTGCGCAGGCTCGTGTGGGCCGGGGAACCTCCATCTCGTCAACGGCCTGTACGACTGCCACCGTTCGCGCGTCCCCGTGCTGGCGATCGCGGCGCAGATACCGAGCGCGGAAATCGGCCGGGGCTACTTCCAGGAGACCCGACCCGAGCAGCTGTTCCGGGAGTGCAGCTACTACTGCGAGATGATCTCGACCTCTAAGCAGCTGCCCGGAGTCGTCGAGACCGCGATCCGGGTTGCGATCGCCAAGCGCGGCGTCTCGGTCCTGGTGCTGCCGGGCGATGTAGCGGGGATGGCGGTCGACGAGATGGCGGCGCCGTCGCCCGCGCTTATCTTGGCGGACCCGCTTGTGCGCCCCGGAGATACGGAACTGGTCCGGCTCGCCGGCCTGCTCGATGCCGCCGGGCGCGTGACGATGCTCTGCGGCCGAGGGTGCGCAGACGCGCGTCCCGAAATGCTCCAGCTCGCCGAGGTCTTGAAGGCGCCCATCGTCCACGCGCTCGGCGGCAAGGAATCCGTCGAGTGGGACAATCCTTACGACGTTGGCATGACCGGATTCATCGGCTTCAGCTCCGGCTATCAAGCGATGAACGATTGCGACATGCTGCTGATGCTGGGGACCGATTTTCCATATCGGCAATTCTACCCGAACAAGGCGACCATCGCCCAGGTCGACCTCCGTCCCGAGAATCTGGGGCGGCGCTGTCGTCTTGATTTCGGGCTGATCGGCGACGTGCGGGCTACGATCGAGGCGCTGCTACCGCGGCTGGAGCCGAAGCGCGACCGGACGCACCTCGATCGCAGCCTGGCGCGGTATCGTGAAGCCCGGAAGGGCCTCGATGATCTGGCGGTGGGACGTGCCGGCCGCAAGCCGATGCATCCGCAGTTCGTTGCGAAGACGCTCAGCGACATGGCAAGTGACGACGCGGTTTTCACCTTCGACGTCGGCACCACCACGATCTGGGCCGCTCGCTACTTCAAGATGAACGGAAAGCGACGGCTGATCGGGTCGCTCAACCATGGTTCGATGGCCAACGCGCTGCCACAGGCCATCGGCGCTCAGGCGGCATACCCCGACCGTCAGATCATCTCGTTCTCGGGCGATGGCGGGTTCGCGATGCTGATGGGCGATCTGCTGACCCTCACGCAGAAGAAGTTGCCGGTGAAGATCGTGGTGCTGAACAACGGGACATTGGGTTTCGTCGAACTAGAGATGAAGGCGGCCGGGATGCTCGATGTCGGTGTTGCGCTGGAGAATCCGGATTTCGCCGCGGTCGCGACTGCGGCGGGAATCTTCGCACGCCGGGTCGAGGATCCGGCCGACCTGCCGGGAGCGCTGGCCGCAGTGCTCACGCACCCGGGGCCTGCATTGCTCGACGCGGTCACCGCGCGCCACGAACTGTCGTTGCCTCCCAAAATCGAGATCGGACAGATCGCCGGGTTCGGGTTGTGGACAGCGAAGGCGGTCTTGAACGGGCAGGGCAACGAGGTCGTCGAACTTGCCCGCACGGCGCTCCTTCGGTGA